One window of Phycisphaeraceae bacterium genomic DNA carries:
- a CDS encoding tail fiber domain-containing protein, whose translation MRTQRTYWSWLAVIALVSSAVAQTDTTFMYQGHLKSRGAVVGSTADMRFRLYDAETNGNQIGSTQAITDIVLDDGLFNVQLDFGASAFNGEQRWLGVDVRSPAGTGTFVPLSPRQPITRAPYAMQTRGIFVDTSERVGIGTQFPQLPLEVHGEIAPFSVPRLGVTGTGSSGDRWLYMSVGNDLTWADGSDLRFATSQAVGGLIDTHATMTSAGYLGIGTTLPKQQLHNTGDYYGRGHLWLHAYEGDGQAGTAYIQARDTSNTSDIGLTLRTQLAGTVQDAITVFPNGQIYFSNRIACNDTISSVSYSALAAVLATQHTMGGTAIAGRTSPVTGTAYAVRGDCASSSGYDFYAVGAGINYGSPSSIRWKRNIKAISDPLDQLTRIRGVHFDWDQAHGGNHDIGFIGEEVGQVLPEIVAYEDNGDFVTGMDYSRMTPLLTEAVKQLRAEKDAEIAALHDRIETLEATVKQLVEHIEGAER comes from the coding sequence ATGCGAACTCAACGAACATATTGGAGCTGGCTCGCTGTTATTGCCCTTGTTTCGAGTGCTGTTGCACAAACAGACACAACATTCATGTATCAGGGGCATTTGAAATCACGCGGCGCTGTTGTTGGGAGCACTGCGGACATGCGGTTTCGCTTGTACGATGCTGAGACCAATGGAAACCAGATAGGTTCGACTCAGGCGATCACCGACATCGTGCTTGATGATGGTTTGTTTAACGTGCAACTTGACTTTGGTGCCAGCGCATTCAATGGCGAACAGCGCTGGCTTGGCGTCGACGTGCGATCACCAGCGGGAACTGGAACATTTGTTCCGCTGAGCCCCCGCCAGCCCATCACAAGAGCGCCATACGCGATGCAGACGCGAGGTATCTTCGTTGATACAAGCGAGCGTGTTGGGATTGGGACGCAGTTTCCCCAGCTCCCACTTGAGGTACATGGCGAAATCGCACCATTTAGCGTGCCACGCCTCGGTGTCACTGGAACTGGTTCGTCCGGCGATCGTTGGTTGTACATGTCTGTAGGCAATGATCTGACGTGGGCCGATGGGTCAGATCTGCGATTTGCAACGAGCCAGGCTGTCGGAGGCCTCATAGACACACACGCGACGATGACCAGTGCGGGGTATCTTGGCATTGGCACGACACTTCCAAAGCAACAACTGCACAACACAGGCGATTATTACGGGCGTGGCCATCTCTGGCTGCACGCGTACGAGGGCGACGGACAGGCTGGAACAGCGTACATCCAGGCGCGAGACACTTCAAACACGTCAGACATCGGTCTCACACTTCGCACCCAACTCGCAGGAACAGTCCAGGATGCGATCACGGTCTTCCCAAACGGTCAAATCTACTTCAGTAATCGCATTGCGTGCAATGACACAATAAGTAGCGTCTCATACAGCGCACTTGCAGCTGTCTTAGCAACTCAACACACCATGGGCGGAACAGCTATCGCGGGACGTACTTCGCCTGTAACAGGCACCGCTTACGCTGTACGAGGCGACTGCGCAAGCAGTTCAGGCTACGACTTCTATGCTGTTGGCGCTGGCATCAACTATGGCTCTCCATCGTCAATCCGATGGAAGCGCAACATCAAAGCAATCTCCGACCCGCTTGATCAACTCACACGCATTCGCGGCGTGCACTTCGATTGGGATCAGGCGCACGGTGGCAATCATGACATCGGATTTATCGGTGAAGAAGTCGGGCAGGTGTTACCGGAAATCGTTGCGTACGAGGACAATGGTGACTTTGTCACAGGCATGGATTACAGCCGGATGACGCCACTCCTGACAGAAGCTGTCAAGCAACTGCGTGCAGAAAAAGACGCGGAGATTGCAGCGCTGCACGATCGCATTGAAACGCTCGAAGCGACGGTGAAACAACTGGTTGAGCATATCGAAGGAGCAGAGCGATGA